AGCGTCTCGGTGAGCCGGCGACACTCGCGCCCGTCGGCCGCGTATCCGAGCGGACGAGCGGCCAGATTGCTCGACACGTAGCTAGTCACCGGGGGCGAACCGCGGTGGTGTGTGGTCGGGCGTCTACCGGTCCAGCCCGAGATCGTTGCTCATCGAGTTGCCGGGTCGCGGAATCCCCTTCGCGGTGTAGGTCTCGCCGGCGACGAAGGAGGCGGCGGGCGAGGAGAGGAAGACGGCGAGGTCGGCAATCTCCTCCGGGTAGCCGATGCGGCGGTGGGTCTGGTCGCGGTCGGGCATGTCCGACTCGTCGATGCCGAGCGTCTGGGCGACGCCGGGCGTCTGGATGAGTCCGGGGGCGATGCAGTTGACCCGGACGCCGTCGTCGGACCACTCGGTCGCGAGCGTCTCGGTCAGTCGGATGATGCCGGCCTTGGCCGCGCCGTAGTGACTCTCGCCCGGGGCGGCGTGCTGGCCGTTGACCGAGGCCATGTTGATGATGACGCCTTCCGTCTCGCCGTTGCGGAGATACTTCCCGGCGACGTTACAACAGCGGTAGGTGCCACCGAGGTTCAGATCGGTGACGGACTCCCAGCCGTTCTCGGAGATGTCCTCGAAATTGGCGACGAACTCGCCGCCGGCGTTGTTGATAACCACGTCGAGCCCGCCGAGCTCGTCGGCGGCGTTCTCGAAGAACGCTTCCACGTCGTCGCGGTCGCGCACGTCACACTCGAAGGCGACGGCCTCGCCCGGCACGTCGGCGTCGTTGATGTCGTCGGCGACGGGACCGACGCGGTCCATCGACCGCGAACAGATGGCCACGTCCGCGCCCGCGGCGGCGAACGTCTCCGCGATTGACTGCCCGATACCCTGTGATGCGCCTGTGATGAGGACGCGCTTGCCCTCCACGCTGAAGTCCGGTTGCTGCATAGCGGAGTGGCTCGCGCGACCCACTTCGCTCTATCGTTCGCGTCGCCCGAGCAGGAGGATGCCACCGAGGATCGCGAGGCCGGCGGCGAACAAGAGCACGACGAGAACGAGGGGGCCGCTGTTCCCGAGCAGGAAGGTTCGGACGGCGGCGACCGCGAGCGCGAGCACGGCGACGAGCGCGCCGACGAGCCACCCCGACGGCGAGAACTCCTCCTCGGAGCGTCGTGGTTCGACCATACGAGAGGAAGTGGCGACAGCCGTATGCCTCTGTCGGAACGCCTACCTTCCCCCTCTCGCATACGCCGGTATGCGACAGCTTCGATTCCGCGACCCCGACGGTGACGTACGACTCGGCGAACTCGACGGCGACGAGGTTACCGCCTTCCCGAAGCAGGCCAGCCGACTCGACTCGACAGCGACGTTCTCACGTGAGGCAGTCGAGACGCTTCCCCCGTGTGAGCCGTCGAAAATCGTCTGCGTCGGGCGCAACTACGCCGACCACGCTGAGGAGATGGGCAGCGACGTGCCCGACCGGCCGCTCTTTTTCCTGAAGCCGCTGAACGCGGTCGCGAGCGACGGGGACGACCTGACGCTGCCGAGCGGAAAACAGCGACTCGACTACGAGGCCGAGATTGCGGTCGTCATCGGCGAGCGCGCGACGGACCTCGACGAGCACGAGGCGATGGAGTACGTCGCCGGCTTCACCTGCATGAACGACGTGTCCAACCGCGACGACCAGCAGGAGGAACAAAACTGGGTCCGCGGGAAGGCGTTCGACGACAGCGCACCGCTCGGGCCCGTGCTCGCGACGCCGGACGAGGTGCCCGAGGACGCGCACATCCAGTGTCGCGTCAACGGCGAGACCAGACAGGACTCCACGCGCGAGCATTTCATCTTCTCCGTCCCCGAGCTGCTGGCTGACATCACGAGCTACGTCACCCTCGAACCCGGCGACGTGCTCTCGACCGGAACGCCGGAGGGCGTCGGTCCGCTCGACGACGGCGACACCGTCGAGGTGGAACTGGAAGGCGTCGGCACGCTCACGAATACGGTGACGATTCCGTAACGCGAGCGGGCCAGTTTTATCGCGGTCGGGGGGCGAGAGACGAGTATGGTGCGACGCTACGAGTGGGTCGTGTACGGACTGCTCACGGCGACGGCACTGCTCGGTGTCGTGTTGTGGGGTCGGCTCCCCGATTCGATGGCGATTCACTTCTCCGGGGGCGGAACCCCCAACACGTTCGTCCCGAAGCCGGTCGGCGTGGTGCTCGCGCCGGCAATCGGTATCGGCGCGGTGGTGATTATGCAACACGGACCGTCGGGGCTGTCGAGGAGCTACGAGTCGCCGGCGATGAAGCGCGCGAGCGCGCTGTTTGCCGGCAGCGTGGTCGCGCTCGCACAGCTGTACGTGTACGCGTGGAACCTCGGCTACCGGTATCCGACGTGGATGCTCCTCACGCCGGTGTTTGCCGGCGCTGTCGTGCTCATCGCCTACCGCTGGCGGACGGAGGGGATGACGTGAGCCTCCGCCGCGTCGACATCGTCGGCGCCGGCGCGACCCTGCTGACAGCGCTCGGACTCGCAGCCGTGTACGGGCGACTCCCCGAACGGCTCGCAACCCACTGGAACCTCGCGAACGAGGTGGACGCCACGATGACGAAGCCCGTCTTCGTCGCCGTCTCGCTCGCGCTCGTCGCCGGAACGTACGGCTTCATGCGCGTCGTGCCGCGGCTCGATCCCGACGCCGACGTGTCGGAGCCGCTGTACGAGACGGTCGTTATCGTGACGGTCGGGTTCATCGTCGCCGTGAACGCCTACGTCGTCGCTGTGAATCTCGGCTATCCGATTCCCGTCGACGTTGCCGTTCCCGTCGCGCTGGCAGGACTGTACGCCGCGCTCGGGACGGCGATGGTGCGATTCGACGCCTCGACGCACGGGGCGTGGCCGACGACACCGGCGGGCCGCGCGTACGTGGCCGCCGTACTCGGCCGGAGCTTCCAGCTCGCGGCGGTATTGGTGCTGGCCGCGCTCGCGTTCCCCGCCTATACGACGCCGCTGGTCGTCGGTATCACCGTGGTCGCGCCGCCGCTCGCGCTCGGGTACGCCGCGGTGACGCTGGAGAAGTCGGGGCGACGGACACCCTGAAACCCCCCCGGCGAGAAGCCCGACTCATGAGCACCGAACGGTTCCTGTTCGTCTCGGCCGACGCCGCACTGATTACCGACCTCGCCTGGCAGGTCCACGAGGAAGGCCACGACGTGAAATACTACATCGACGCCGAGTCGGACGAGGAAATCGGCGACGGCTTCGTCCCCAAGACCGAGGACTGGCGCGGCGAGGTGGAGTGGGCCGACGTGATTATCTTCGACGACATCTGGGTCGGTTCCGACATCGGGACGGGCGAACTCGCACAGGAGTTGCGCGAGCAGGGGAGGGCCGTCGTCGGCGGGACGCCGAACACGGACCGGCTGGAGGAGGACCGCGGCTACGCGATGGACGTCCTCGAATCCGAGGGCGTCAACACGGTCGAACACCACGTCTTCGAGTCGTTCGAGGCGGGGATTCGCCACGTCGAGGAACACCCCGCACCGTACGTCATCAAGCCGCTGGGCGAGGTGCAGAACGTGAAGCGACTGCTGTACGTCGGCAACGAGGACGACGGCAGCGACGTGGTGGACGTGTTGCGCGCCTACGAGAAGGCGTGGGGCCACCGGATGAAAGGGTTTCAGCTCCAGCGGAAAGTCGAGGGCGTCGAGGTCGCCGTCTGTGGCTTCTTCGACGGGGAGCAGTTCATCGACCGCGTCAACTTCAATTTCGAGCACAAGAAGCTGTTTCCCGGCAACATCGGCCCCTCGACCGGCGAGATGGGGACCTCGATGTTCTGGGCGGGAAAGAACGAACTGTTCGAGGAGACGCTCGGGAAGCTCGAAGAGTGGCTCGCAGAGGAGGGGTACGTCGGGAGTATCGACCTCAACTGCATCGTGAACGAGACGGGCATCTATCCGCTCGAGTTCACCCCGCGGTTCGGCTACCCGACCATCGCCTTACAGGAGGAGTCGCTTGACTCCGGCACCGGGGCGTTCTTCGCCGCGCTCGCCCGCGGCGAGAACCCATCGCCCGAGGTACATACGGGGTATCAGGTCGGCGTCCGGGTCGTCCTCCCGCCGTTCCCGTTCGACGACGAGAAGACCTACGACGAGAACTCCCGCAACGCGGCCGTCGTCTTCCAGTCGGAGTCGCGCGAGGGCATTCACTTGGAGGATACGAAACGCGTCGACGGCCAGTGGCGCGCGGCCGGCGAGAGCGGGATGCCGCTCGTCGTCACGGGGAAAGGCGAGACGATGCACGCCGCTCGCGAGCAGGCGTACGGGCGGGTCGACGACGTGCTCATCCCGAACCTCTACTACCGGGACGACATCGGCGAGCGCTGGGTGGACGGCGACGGCGACAGATTGCAGGCGTGGGGGTATCTCGGGCCGGGTAACTAGCGGGGCCGCGCGGACGACCGCGAAAATCAAGGCGAAAGCGAAAGCCCGGGAGAGGGACACCGTTAAGCCTCAAGCTACCACACCTGGGGACAACGACGCCGAGCGGTGAGACGCCAAGCTGCTCCCGCCAGGACGACCCAGATAGATTCATGAAGGTACTCGGCATTGTCGGTCCCGCTGATTCGGGAAAGACGAGGCTCACGGAGCGGCTCGCCCGCGCGCTCGACGGGCGCGTCGCGACGGTCAAGCATCTGACGCACGCACCCGACATCGACACGACGGGCAAAGACACCGCCCGCCACCGTGCGGCCGGCGCGGAGACGACGTACGGACTCACCGACGAGGGCGGCTGGTTCGCGACCGGCGAGACGCGAACGCTCGACGGGACGCTCGCCGCACTTGCACCCGACTACGAGTACGCACTCGTCGAGGGGTACAGCGACGCGCAGCTTCCACAGGTGGAACTCGGCGGGCGGACAGGAGACGGGGAGACGCTGCTCGAAGCCGCCGACGCAGCGGCTGTCGATATCGAGGAGCTGAAAACCCAGATCGAGGCGACCGGGCCGTTCGAAACGCTCGGCTCGCTCGTGGCACGGGTGAAAGCAAGCAGCGACGGCGACCGTGCGGGTGCGATTGCGACGTTCACCGGCCGAGTTCGCGCCAAGGACGACCCCGGAGACACCCCGACGGAGCGGCTCGACTTCGAGAAGTACGACGCCGTCGCCAACGAGCGGCTCCGGACCATCAGACGCGACCTCGAATCACGGGACGGCGTGTTCGAGGTGCGACTCCACCACCGGACGGGAGCCATCGAAGCCGGCGAGGACATCGTGTTCGTCGTCGTGCTCGCGGGCCACCGGGCGGAGGCGTTCACGGCCGTCGAAGACGGTATCGACCGGCTGAAAGACGAGGTCCCGATATTCAAGAAGGAGGTCACCGTCACCGACGACTACTGGGTCGACGCCGACGGCTGAATCGAGCGGGCGACTGCCGTGGAAGAAGGAACGGCGGCGGGGAGTCGTCGACGCGGCTAATCCGTGTCTGCTGTTCCCGGCGACGGTCTCGTGAATCCCGTTACGGCTCCATCGACGAAGCGCAGAGTCGACGGTATCACACAGGTGGAAACGCCTAAGTTTAGGCTTACCTAATCAGCGCCGTGAGCAGACGGTGAGTGACACCGAGGTGTGCGTCGTCGGCGCGGGGCCGGCCGGCGCGCTCGTGGCGAACAGGCTGGCGAGCGCCGGCCACGACGTGACGATACTGGAGGCCGGTCCCCGGTTCGAGGAGCGCGACACGGAGCGGATGGAGCAGGCGCTTCGCCCGGGGCTGTCGGACCTCGGCGTCTGGGGGATGGGCGGCCCCCGGGACGCCTTCTCCACGACCGGGCGATTCTACCCGCTGAACAGCACGCGCGTGAAGGGCGTCGGCGGCTCGACGAACCACTGGCAGGGGATGGTGTACCGACTCCACGAGGCCGACTTCGCCGGCGAGAACAACGGCCCGGCGTGGCCAATCTCGTACGACGACCTCCGGCCGTACTATCTCGCCGCGGAGCGAGCTATCGGCGTCGCGGGCGACTCGGAGAATCCGTACGCGCCTCCCCGCGAGGAACCGCATCCGATGGGCGCGTTTCCGCCCTCCTACTCGGACTCGCTGTTCGCCGAGGGGTGCCAGCAGGTCGGCGTCACGACCCACTCGGTCGGGAACGCGCGCAACTCCGAGGCGTACGACGACCGGGCGGCGTGTGTCGGCTACGGCACCTGCAAGCCGGTGTGTCCCTCGGGAGCGCGGTACGACGCCACCCACACGATTGCTGCCGCCGAGGAACGCGGCGTCGAGGTCATCGCGAACGCGCCGGTCCAGCGGCTCGACACCGACGCGTCGGGCGAGCAGGTGACCCGCGCCGTCTACGTCCGGGAGGGTAGCGAGCGCGAACTGACGGCCGACCGGTTCGTGCTCGCGGCCGGCGGCATCGAGATTCCGCGGCTCCTCCTGCTGTCGGCCGACGACAGCCACCCGGACGGGTTGGCGAACGGCTCCGGTGCCGTCGGGCGCTACTTCCACGAACACGTCTTCGCCGGCACGGGCGGGCGCATCGACGAGCCGACCCGCCAGAACCACGTCGGGTTCATCACCTCCGAGAGCCACCAGTTCTACGACGAACCCGGCGCGGGCACGGAGACGATTCCGGACAGCGACGAGCCGCTCGCCCCGTTCAAACTGGAGTTTCTCAACTACGGCGGACCGTCCGGCACCGGACAGGCTATCGTTCGCCGTGCGCTTTCCAGCGATAGCTGGGGCGACGACCTCCTCGCGGAGTTGCGCGAGGGCTACGGGAATCAGTTAGCGATGGGTGGGCTCGTCGGCCAGCCACCGCGTGCCGAGAACCGCATCCGGCTGGACGAGGGGACGACGGACGACCACGGAAACCCAGTCCCCGAAATCCAGTGGACGCTCGATGAGACGACGAAACGGACGATTCGCCGCGCGACCGAAATCCAACGCCACATCTTCGAGGCGGTGGGCGCGCGCATCGAGTGGCAGACGACGCCCGAGACGACCGGCCCGGCCGCCCACCACATGGGAACCACCCGGATGAGTAGCGACCCCGAGTCGGGCGTCGTCCGTCCCGACTGCCGGACCCACGAGGTGTCGAATCTGTGGGTCGCCTCGTCGTCGGTGTTCCCGAACGGCGGGGCGTTGAATCCGACGCTCACCATCGCCGCGCTCGCACTGTTGTGTGCGGATTCGGTCGCCGAAAGTTTGTGAGCCAGTGACATTCTGGGAGTAGATTCTTCTCATTCCACTCGAAAGAACAGATGTCTGATGCCCAATCCCGTCTGCTGACCGGCGTTCACGCACGTCGGTTACGCTCGCACCGTTTTCGACCGACGGGATTCACCAATGACAGGAACGATACTCGCAACACGGACAGCGGACGGAACAGGAGAGACAGACGAACTTGAACGGTTGGCCGAGACAGCCGGCTACGACGTACTCGGGACGGTCACCGCGACCGGGCCACGCGACGCGACGTACAACCTCACGCCGGGAGCAGTCACCGACCTCGAAGCCCGGGTGCGAGAGACTGGCGCGACCCGCGTCGTGGTCGATAACGACCTCACGCCCGGACAGGCACACAACATCGCGACGCGACTCCCGGACGAGGTTGAACTCATGGACCGACGACGGCTGGTGCTCACTGTGTTCGAACAGGGAGCCGGGAGCAAGGTCGCACGGCTTCAGGTTCGGCTCGCGCGACTGGAGTATGAACTACCTCGGCTTCGGGCGGCCATCAACCGCGACGAGGCGACCGAGATAACGAGACACGACGAGGAGGGGAAACCAATCGAGGACCACAAGCGGCGTATCGACGCGACGAAACAGCGGCTGGCACAGCTATCTGACCCGACTGCTGACCGACTGGCGCGTCGGGCGAAGGCAGGGTTCGATACGGTCGCACTCGTCGGCTACACCAACGCTGGGAAGACGACGCTCCTGCGGCGACTGGCCGACGAACTGGCCCTCAATTCCGACCACCACGACGACGAGTCCGGCGAGCCGACCGTCCGCGACCAGCTATTCGAGACGCTCAACACGACGACCCGCCGCGCGACCTGTTCGGGACGACGGCTACTGTTAACCGATACCGTCGGGTTCGTCTCCGGCCTGCCCCACGAGTTCGTCGCCGCCTTCGAGTCGACGATGGCGAGTGCACGCCACGCCGAACTCGTCTTGCTCGTCGTGGACGGCTCCGACCCGCGTGCAGACATCGAGCGTAAACTGACCGTCGCCAAGGAGCAACTGACCGACGCCGATGGGACGGTTCTCCCAGTTGTGAACAAAATCGACCGGATAGACGACAGCAAGCGGGCCGAGATTGTCGAACTGTTCGAGACACCGCCGGTTTGGGTGAGTGCGACCGACGGCTCGCTTGACGCGTTGCGCGTGGCGATTGTCGACGCACTTCCGACCGCAGAAACGACGCTGACCGTACCGAACAGCGATGGCGCAATGACACTCGTCTCGTGGTGTTATGACCACGCCGAGGTGCGCGAGATACAGTACGGCGACGAGATAGCGATACGAGTGGCCGGCAAGCCGTCGGTCATCGAGGAAGCAGAGCGAAAAGCAACTAACGTGGAGTTACCGGTTCAGTAATCCCACCGCTCGATGGCGATTTTCTTGTCGGTGTAGAAGTGGATCATATCTTCGCCCTGCGCGTGGAGGTCACCGAAGAAGGAGTCCTTCTGCCCGCCGAAGTGGAAGAAGGCCATCGGCGCGGCGGTGCCGGCGTTGATAGCGAGGTTGCCGGCCTCGGCGTCCTCCTTGAACTTCCGGGCGTCGCGCCCGCTGTCGGTGAACAGACTCGCCGCATTGCCGAACCGGCTCTGGTTCATCGTCTCGATTGCCTCGTCGATATCCGAGACGGTGGCCAGCGAGAGCACCGGGCCGAAGATCTCCTCGTCGACGATGGTCATGCCGGGTTCGACGTTCTCGAACAGGCAGGGACCGAGGAAGTTGCCGTCGCCGTCCGCCTCCCAGTCGCGGCCGTCGTGGATGAGGTCGGCCCCCTCGTCGATGCCCGTCTGTATCATCTCGCGAACCGACTCCTCGTGTTCGGGCGTGATGAGCGGGCCGATGGTGGTCTCGTCGTCGAGTCCGTTGCCGAGCACCTGCGACTCGACTTCCTCGAGCGCCGCTGCCCGGAACTCGTCGTACACCGACTCGTCGACGAGCACCACGTCGTTGGCGAGACACCGCTCGCCCGAGCAGGCCAGCGCGGAGTTGACGGACTGCTCTGCGGCGAACTCCACGTCGGCGGATTCGGCGACGATGACGTGATTCTTCGCGCCGCCCTGGGCCTGCACGCGCTTGCCATTGGCGGCGGCCGTCTCGTAGACGTGCCGGGCGATTGGCGTACTGCCGACGAAGGAGACGCCTTCCACGTCGTCGTGTTCGAGCAGGGCGTTGACGGTGTCGGGACCGCCGTTGAGCAGGCTGACGACCCCCGGCGGGAAGCCGGCCTCGTCGATGAGTTCGAACAGGTACTGCGAGGTGAGCGGGTCGCGCTCGCTCGGCTTGAGGACGAAGGCGTTGCCCGTCGCGACGGCGTACGGGAGGAACCACAGCGGAATCATCCCCGGGAAGTTGAACGGCGTAATCGCCGTGTATACGCCCTGTGGCTGGCGGACGGCGCTCTCGTCGATATCCGGCGCGGCGTGTTGAAGCGTGCCCGACTGCATCATCGACGGTATGCCGCAGGCGACTTCGACGTTCTCGATACCGCGGCGGAGTTCCCCGCGCGCTTCGCCCAGCGTTTTCCCGTGTTCCTCGACCAGCGTGCGCGCCATGTCGTCTTGATGCTCCTCGAGGAGTTCCTTCAGCTTGAACAGCGGCTGGATGCGCTCCTCGACGGGCTGTTTGCTCCACGTCTCGAAGGCGTCGAGCGCCTCGCCGACCGTCTCGTCGACGTCCGACTCCGAGCTGAATCGCGTCGTCGCGAGCGTCTCTCCCGTCGCCGGATTGACGACCGGGTGCGACTCGTCGCCGGTCGGGTCGGTCCACTCCCCGCCCGCGTAGTTGCGTACGGTCTCGGTTCCCGTGACTGCGCCAAATGGTGCCATGGGACAGAGGCGTGACAGAGGGGTATAAATCTTGATTCGCCGTTAGCTTCGCCGCGGGCTGTCGGGCGCGAGCGCATCGTCGTACAGCCGGACGAACAGCTCCTCGATTTCCGTCTGTGTGGGTTTGCGCGGATTGTTGTCGGGCGACCCCGAGTCGATGGCGTCCTGTGCCATCTTCTCGACCACGTCGAGATACTCCTCGCGGGGCGGGACCGTCCCGTACTCGTCGAGGTAGTCGGCGAGGTCGATGTCCGAACAGAGGTCGTGGACACCCTCCACGGCGGCCTCGGCCGCGGCGCGGTCGCTCATCTCCTCGTCGGCGACGCCCATCGTCCGGGCGATATCGGCGTAGTCTTCGGGCGCGGCGATGAGTGAAAACTCCATCACGTACGGGAGGAGGAGTCCGTTGGCCAACCCGTGCGGGATGTGGAGTTGTGCGCCGAGGGGCCGCGCCATCCCGTGGACGAGCGCGACCGAGGAGTTCGTGAACGCCTGTCCCGCCTGAAGTTGGCCGATGAGCGTCTCCGTCCGGGCTTCGATGTTCTCGCCGTTGGCCCACGCCTTGGGGAGCGCGTCGGCCATCCGCCGGATGGCGTTGGTCGCGAAGTCGTCGGAGACGCTGTAGGACTTGACGGAAACGTACGCCTCGATGGCGTGGGTGAGCGCGTCGATACCGGTGAAGGCGGTGTGGCTCTGCGGGAGCGACACCGTGAGTTCGGGGTCCTCGATGGCGACGGTCGGGACGACGTTCTTCGAGACGATGAGGAACTTCGTGGACGTGGACTCGTCGCTGACGACGACAGACCGGGTCGCCTCGCTGCCGGTGCCCGTCGTCGTGTTGACCGCGATAATCGGCGGCGTCGGGTTCGGCACCCCCTCGTAGCCGGCCTTGTCGACGCCGAAGTCACGGATGTTGCCGTCGTTGGCCGCGAGAATGCCGACTCCCTTCCCCGTGTCAATCGAGGAGCCACCCCCGAGCGTGACGATAACGTCACAGCCACCCTCGACGTACCGCTCGTGGGCGGCCTCGATGTTCTCGACGGTCGGGTCCGGGCGTACGTCGTCGTAGACGACGACCTCGACCCCGGCATCGGTGAGCAACTGCTCGATGCGCTCCCCGTGGATATCGTAGATTTCGGCGGAGGCGACCAGCAAGGCGGTGTCGCCGTAGGTGTCGGCGTACTCGCCGACCGTTTCGACGGCTCCGCGACCCAGTTCGATTTTCCCCGGCGAGACGACGAGCCGAGATTCGTGTGCCGGTGTACCAGATGGCATGGTCGTGTGTCACAACCACACGACATAGATGTTACGAGAGGGGGACTCTCAATACGGAGCGACCGGCGAGGCGAGCAGTCCGGCGTCGACGAGCAGGAGCACGGCGACGACGGCCCCGGCACGGAAGAACGGTCGGGCTTCGCGGGCCGGCTCCCGGAGTTTGTCGGCGTCGAGTCCCTCGCGGAGCCGCGCGCTGCCGATTTCGACGAGCGCCGTGAGCACGAGCCAGAGCACGAGCATCGCGAGCACGAGGTGGCCACGGAACGTTCCGGTGAGCATCTCGATGGTGTAGAAGTTCCCTGCCTGGTGGCCGCCCGTCAGGAAGAGGACGACGGCCGAGCTCCGGGAGACGGTCGTGAGCCGGCCGGCGATCTGTTTGAGCGCGTCCGGCTGGATGTTGCCGGCGACGGCAGTTGGGTTCACGGCGAGCGCGACGTAGAGCACGCTCCCGGTGAGCAGTGCACCGAAGACCATGTGAAGCACGTAGGAGATTGCGTCGACAACCATATTCCGAAGTAGGGGGCGGGCATCCTGAATCCACCGCTCGCGGCGCGTAGCTGACCGGCGGTCGTGCGTTTGCACGCGGTGTGAGTATCCACCGCTCGTGTACGGCGCACGCGGTGTGAGCATCCACCGTTCGTGCACCACGCACGCGGTGTGAGCACGCTTAAGAGTGCCCCGCCGTTTTCACCGAGTATGGAACCACGAGACCTCTCGACCCACGTCCCCTACGAGGCGGGCCGTGGCATCGAGGAGACCGCCCGCGAGCTCGGGATGGACCCCGACGAGCTGGTGAAGCTCTCCTCGAACGAGAACGCGTGGGGACCGTCGCCGAAGGCGGTCGTCGCGCTCCGGGAGTCGGCTGCGACGGTCCACGCCTATCCGAAGGCCTCACACGCCGACCTGACTGCGGCCCTCGCGGACCGGTTTTCGGTCGCAGACGAGCAGGTGTGGCTCGCCAACGGCGGCGACGGTGCCCTCGATTATCTCGCTCGCGCCCTCCTCGCACCCGGCGACGAGGTGCTCGTCTCGGACCCCGGCTTCGCCTACTACGCCATGTCCGCCCGCTTCCACCACGGACAGGTGAACGAGTACCCGATTCGGAAGGAAGACGACTTCGAGCAGACCGCCGCGGGCGTGCTCGAGCACTACGACGGCGAGCGAATCGTCTACGTCACCTCGCCGCACAACCCCGCCGGCACGGAGATGCCACTCGAGGAAGTGACGAAGCTGGCCGACGCCACCGACGAGGAGACGCTCGTCGTCGTGGACGAGGCGTACGGCGAGTTCTCCGAGACCCCCTCCGCGGTCGAACTCACCCACGAGCGCGACGACGTGGCCGTCCTCCGAACCTTCTCGAAGGCGTTCGGGCTGGCCGGCTGTCGGCTCGGCTACGCCATCGTCCCCCACGACTGGAGCGAGGCGTACGCCCGCGTCAACACCCCCTTCGCGGCGAGTGAACTCGCCTGTCGCGCCGGCCTCGCTGCCCTCGATGACACGGAGCACGTCGAACGGACCGTCGAGGGCGTCCGCGACGCCCGCGAGTACATGTACGACAACCTCGACTGTCCGACCTGGGAGTCGCAGGGGAACTTCGTGCTCGCGGAGGTGGGCGACGGCACCCGCGTCTTCGAGGCCGCGAAACAGGAGGGCGTCATCATCCGCGACACCTCCTCCTTCGGCCTGCCGGAGTGTGTTCGCATCACCGCCGGCACGCCCGCCATGACCGAACGCGCCGTCGAGGTCATCAACGGGGCACTATGAGGGTCGCCGTCACCGGGACGCCGGGGACGGGCAAGACCACCGCCGTCGACGCCGTGGAGACGGCCCTCGACGTGGTGCATCTGAACGAGGTCATCAAATCCGAAGGGTTCGACACCGGACGCGACGGCCAGCGCGGCTCGCTCGTCGCCGACATGGACGCGCTCGGTGAGTGGCTCGGCGACCGCGACTGTCTCGTCGAGTCGCATCTCGCCCACCACTTCCCAGCCGACCGGGTCATCGTCCTCCGGTGTCACCCCGACGACCTCGAAGCGCGGCTCACCGAGCGCGGCGAGAGCGCGGAGAAGGCCAGCGAGAATGCAGAGGCAGAAGCACTCGATGTCGTGCTCTCGGAGGCCGTCGCGAACCACGGGCAGGACTCCGTCTACGAAATCGACACGACCGACCGGACGCCCGAGGAAGTGGCACGCGAAATCGAGGCCGTCGTCGCCGGCGAGCGCGAGCCGTCGGCCGGCACGGTCGATTTCATCGGGTGGCTATGACCCTCGACCAGTATCGCAGCGTCTCCGACCGCCTGCTCGCTCCCGTCGTCCGGGTCGCGATTCGGCTCGGCCTGACGCCGAACGCCATCTCCGTCGTCGCCATCGCCACGGCGGGCGCAGCAGGCGCGGCCTACTGGCTCGCCGCCCCCGGCTCGCTGTTGTATCTGCTCGGCGCGTTCCTCGTGCTCGCGAACGGGCTGCTCGACGTGCTCGACGGGATGGTCGCCCGCCAGACCGAGACCGACTCGCCGGGCGGTGACCTCATCGACCACGTGCTCGACCGCTACGC
This portion of the Halosegnis longus genome encodes:
- a CDS encoding DUF1648 domain-containing protein, which produces MVRRYEWVVYGLLTATALLGVVLWGRLPDSMAIHFSGGGTPNTFVPKPVGVVLAPAIGIGAVVIMQHGPSGLSRSYESPAMKRASALFAGSVVALAQLYVYAWNLGYRYPTWMLLTPVFAGAVVLIAYRWRTEGMT
- a CDS encoding phosphoribosylamine--glycine ligase; the encoded protein is MSTERFLFVSADAALITDLAWQVHEEGHDVKYYIDAESDEEIGDGFVPKTEDWRGEVEWADVIIFDDIWVGSDIGTGELAQELREQGRAVVGGTPNTDRLEEDRGYAMDVLESEGVNTVEHHVFESFEAGIRHVEEHPAPYVIKPLGEVQNVKRLLYVGNEDDGSDVVDVLRAYEKAWGHRMKGFQLQRKVEGVEVAVCGFFDGEQFIDRVNFNFEHKKLFPGNIGPSTGEMGTSMFWAGKNELFEETLGKLEEWLAEEGYVGSIDLNCIVNETGIYPLEFTPRFGYPTIALQEESLDSGTGAFFAALARGENPSPEVHTGYQVGVRVVLPPFPFDDEKTYDENSRNAAVVFQSESREGIHLEDTKRVDGQWRAAGESGMPLVVTGKGETMHAAREQAYGRVDDVLIPNLYYRDDIGERWVDGDGDRLQAWGYLGPGN
- a CDS encoding DUF1648 domain-containing protein, producing MSLRRVDIVGAGATLLTALGLAAVYGRLPERLATHWNLANEVDATMTKPVFVAVSLALVAGTYGFMRVVPRLDPDADVSEPLYETVVIVTVGFIVAVNAYVVAVNLGYPIPVDVAVPVALAGLYAALGTAMVRFDASTHGAWPTTPAGRAYVAAVLGRSFQLAAVLVLAALAFPAYTTPLVVGITVVAPPLALGYAAVTLEKSGRRTP
- a CDS encoding fumarylacetoacetate hydrolase family protein gives rise to the protein MRQLRFRDPDGDVRLGELDGDEVTAFPKQASRLDSTATFSREAVETLPPCEPSKIVCVGRNYADHAEEMGSDVPDRPLFFLKPLNAVASDGDDLTLPSGKQRLDYEAEIAVVIGERATDLDEHEAMEYVAGFTCMNDVSNRDDQQEEQNWVRGKAFDDSAPLGPVLATPDEVPEDAHIQCRVNGETRQDSTREHFIFSVPELLADITSYVTLEPGDVLSTGTPEGVGPLDDGDTVEVELEGVGTLTNTVTIP
- a CDS encoding molybdopterin synthase, giving the protein MKVLGIVGPADSGKTRLTERLARALDGRVATVKHLTHAPDIDTTGKDTARHRAAGAETTYGLTDEGGWFATGETRTLDGTLAALAPDYEYALVEGYSDAQLPQVELGGRTGDGETLLEAADAAAVDIEELKTQIEATGPFETLGSLVARVKASSDGDRAGAIATFTGRVRAKDDPGDTPTERLDFEKYDAVANERLRTIRRDLESRDGVFEVRLHHRTGAIEAGEDIVFVVVLAGHRAEAFTAVEDGIDRLKDEVPIFKKEVTVTDDYWVDADG
- a CDS encoding SDR family oxidoreductase, which encodes MQQPDFSVEGKRVLITGASQGIGQSIAETFAAAGADVAICSRSMDRVGPVADDINDADVPGEAVAFECDVRDRDDVEAFFENAADELGGLDVVINNAGGEFVANFEDISENGWESVTDLNLGGTYRCCNVAGKYLRNGETEGVIINMASVNGQHAAPGESHYGAAKAGIIRLTETLATEWSDDGVRVNCIAPGLIQTPGVAQTLGIDESDMPDRDQTHRRIGYPEEIADLAVFLSSPAASFVAGETYTAKGIPRPGNSMSNDLGLDR